A single Pseudomonas sp. DC1.2 DNA region contains:
- the trpB gene encoding tryptophan synthase subunit beta, protein MTQTNLRNGPDANGLFGAFGGRYVAETLMPLVLELAREYERAKEDPAFNEELAYFQRDYVGRPSPLYYAERLTEFCGGAKIYLKREELNHTGAHKINNCIGQILLARRMGKKRIIAETGAGMHGVATATVAARFGLDCVIYMGTTDIERQQANVFRMKLLGAEVIPVVTGTGTLKDAMNDALRDWVTNVDNTFYMIGTVAGPHPYPAMVRDFQAVIGKETREQMQAQEGRLPDSLVACIGGGSNAMGLFHPFLNDPSVQIIGVEAAGYGIETGKHAASLNGGVPGVLHGNRTFLLQNDDGQIIDAHSISAGLDYPGIGPEHAWLHDIGRAEYTSVTDDEALVAFHKCCRLEGIIPALETAHALAEVFKRAPTLPKDHLMVVNLSGRGDKDMQTVMHHMEQSQQEKH, encoded by the coding sequence ATGACCCAGACAAATCTGCGCAACGGCCCCGACGCCAACGGCCTGTTTGGTGCGTTCGGCGGCCGTTACGTCGCTGAGACCCTGATGCCGCTGGTCCTCGAACTGGCCCGTGAATACGAGCGGGCTAAGGAAGATCCTGCTTTCAACGAAGAATTGGCTTACTTCCAGCGTGACTATGTCGGACGTCCAAGCCCTCTGTATTACGCCGAACGCCTGACGGAGTTCTGCGGCGGCGCGAAGATTTACCTCAAGCGCGAAGAGCTGAACCACACCGGCGCGCACAAGATCAACAACTGCATCGGCCAGATCTTGTTGGCACGGCGTATGGGCAAGAAACGCATCATCGCCGAGACCGGCGCCGGGATGCACGGCGTGGCTACCGCCACGGTGGCGGCGCGCTTCGGTCTGGACTGTGTGATCTACATGGGCACCACTGATATCGAACGTCAGCAGGCCAACGTGTTTCGCATGAAGTTGCTGGGCGCTGAAGTGATCCCGGTGGTGACTGGCACCGGCACGTTGAAAGATGCAATGAACGATGCGCTGCGTGATTGGGTGACTAACGTCGATAACACGTTCTACATGATCGGCACTGTCGCCGGTCCGCATCCTTACCCGGCCATGGTCCGTGACTTCCAGGCTGTGATCGGCAAGGAAACCCGCGAGCAGATGCAGGCTCAAGAAGGCCGTCTGCCCGACAGCCTGGTGGCTTGCATCGGCGGTGGCTCGAATGCCATGGGCCTGTTTCACCCGTTCCTCAACGACCCAAGTGTACAAATCATCGGCGTCGAAGCGGCCGGTTATGGCATCGAAACCGGTAAGCACGCCGCGAGCCTGAACGGCGGTGTACCGGGCGTGTTGCACGGCAATCGGACCTTCCTGTTGCAGAACGACGACGGCCAGATTATCGATGCGCATTCGATTTCCGCAGGCCTGGATTATCCAGGCATTGGTCCTGAACACGCCTGGTTGCACGACATCGGCCGTGCCGAGTACACCTCGGTCACCGACGACGAAGCACTGGTCGCCTTCCATAAGTGCTGCCGCCTGGAGGGGATTATCCCTGCGCTGGAAACTGCCCACGCCCTGGCCGAAGTATTCAAACGGGCACCGACGCTGCCGAAGGATCACCTAATGGTGGTCAACTTGTCAGGCCGTGGCGACAAAGACATGCAAACCGTGATGCACCACATGGAACAGTCCCAGCAGGAGAAACACTGA
- the trpA gene encoding tryptophan synthase subunit alpha — translation MSRLQTRFAELKEQNRAALVTFVTAGDPSYDTSLAILKGLPGAGADVIELGMPFTDPMADGPAIQLANLRALGAKQNLAKTLQMVREFREGNHETPLVLMGYFNPIHMYGVLRFIADAKEAGVDGLIVVDMPPEHNGELCDPAQAAGLDFIRLTTPTTDDVRLPTVLNGSSGFVYYVSVAGVTGAGAATLEHVEEAVIRLRRHTHLPISIGFGIRTPEQAAAIARLADGVVVGSALIDQIANASTPDQAIDGVLSLCAALADGVRKARVS, via the coding sequence ATGAGCCGCCTGCAAACACGTTTTGCCGAACTCAAGGAACAGAATCGCGCCGCGCTGGTGACTTTCGTCACCGCCGGCGACCCGAGCTATGACACTTCGCTGGCCATCCTTAAGGGTTTGCCCGGTGCCGGTGCTGATGTGATCGAGCTGGGCATGCCCTTCACTGATCCGATGGCCGACGGCCCAGCCATTCAGTTGGCCAACCTTCGTGCTCTGGGGGCCAAGCAGAATTTGGCGAAAACCCTGCAAATGGTTCGTGAGTTTCGTGAAGGCAACCATGAGACACCGCTGGTGCTGATGGGCTACTTCAACCCGATCCACATGTATGGCGTGCTGCGCTTCATTGCCGATGCGAAAGAGGCCGGTGTTGATGGTTTGATCGTGGTCGACATGCCTCCTGAGCATAACGGCGAGCTGTGCGATCCGGCGCAGGCGGCGGGTCTGGATTTCATCCGTCTGACTACGCCAACGACGGACGACGTTCGTCTGCCGACGGTGCTGAATGGCAGCTCAGGCTTTGTCTACTATGTGTCGGTGGCCGGCGTGACCGGTGCCGGGGCGGCGACGTTGGAACATGTCGAAGAAGCCGTCATCCGCCTGCGTCGCCATACCCATCTGCCGATCAGCATCGGGTTTGGTATTCGTACACCCGAGCAAGCGGCAGCCATTGCTCGGCTGGCGGACGGCGTAGTGGTGGGGTCGGCGTTGATTGACCAGATCGCGAATGCTTCGACGCCGGATCAGGCGATCGATGGTGTGTTGAGCCTTTGCGCCGCGTTGGCGGACGGCGTGCGTAAGGCGCGGGTCAGCTGA
- a CDS encoding anti-virulence regulator CigR family protein has translation MKMPKRLIASLGVLMLSATPLLHANADQRDDDNHGGPQQGQYDNHGANHGDDHHGQQDNHRGGPPPRDFGPVRQTIHDNHGYFVRGAPPPAGIHLERGRPLPRGYYGERLDNRALGQLPYYQGYEWRRAGSDVVLIAVGTGIVYEILDGVLN, from the coding sequence ATGAAAATGCCGAAACGACTGATTGCCAGCCTGGGCGTACTAATGCTCAGTGCGACTCCTTTGCTGCATGCCAACGCCGATCAGCGTGACGATGACAACCATGGCGGCCCGCAGCAAGGCCAATACGATAACCACGGTGCCAATCATGGTGACGATCACCATGGTCAGCAGGACAACCACCGTGGCGGTCCACCGCCACGGGATTTCGGCCCGGTGCGTCAGACTATTCATGACAATCATGGTTATTTTGTACGCGGCGCTCCACCTCCTGCCGGTATTCATCTGGAGCGTGGGCGGCCATTACCTCGTGGCTATTACGGCGAACGTCTGGATAACCGTGCCTTGGGTCAGTTGCCGTACTACCAAGGTTATGAATGGCGCCGTGCCGGTAGCGATGTTGTTTTGATCGCCGTTGGCACCGGGATCGTTTATGAAATTCTCGACGGGGTGCTCAACTGA
- a CDS encoding DUF4105 domain-containing protein, protein MKALSAWLLAWTVLLLGNTAQADLQLRLKTEGLSPAQQQASQALLDEAMQALPPRFLKQLDRSIDVGWTAEMPSNAYGEASLVSELDLNRNLLDSLTDGSAATQKTNRPHGTVRREMLATVLHELTHIYDRARLWPAAERTLIQRCNQRNSSAGLVGIPDQCRGQTARRFTLSDDPRLLDLAGWPQYVGRRGEREQHNRQVARSPDIYETTNPKEFVAVNMEYFLLDPSYACRRPALYRYYKEHFGWAPAAKDTCAQSFAFLNAGNDFAKTPLGQVDPERVYAVDYLLAEANQNWVSRWGHSMLRLVICAPGRPRGPDCRLDLDQHLVLSYRAFVGDVQLSSWDGLVGKYPSRLFVLPLAQVIDEYTKTELRSLASVPLILSRREITEVVEHAAEMHWSYDGNYFFLSNNCAVESLKLLRSGSNNPQLTGLDSIMPNGLLEVLKGRGLADTSVLDDPREALRLGYRFDSFRDRYQAMFDVLKKHLPIKQATVEDWLALNAEDRRQWINQADLRTSAAMLLLEQASFRRQLQLAQDEVKQRYLGARELKNGGMDKANATLQQILANSGFLSRPAELLDSGGYGLPQPSEWKRLESESSQRQKQLQVLTGDLDKEVRLLLEPSRAAEIAANEANLKQVGEHLRALHKASGGLELP, encoded by the coding sequence GTGAAGGCACTCAGTGCCTGGCTGCTGGCCTGGACGGTTTTGCTGTTGGGCAACACGGCCCAGGCCGACCTTCAATTACGGCTCAAGACCGAGGGTCTGAGCCCCGCGCAACAGCAGGCCAGCCAGGCGCTGCTTGATGAAGCCATGCAGGCATTGCCGCCGCGCTTCCTCAAGCAACTGGACCGAAGCATAGATGTCGGCTGGACCGCCGAAATGCCAAGCAATGCCTATGGCGAGGCGTCGCTGGTTTCCGAGCTCGACTTGAATCGCAATTTGCTCGACAGCCTCACCGACGGCAGCGCGGCCACCCAAAAAACCAATCGCCCCCACGGCACTGTACGCCGGGAAATGCTCGCCACGGTGCTGCATGAGCTCACCCATATTTACGACCGCGCACGCCTCTGGCCAGCGGCAGAGCGCACGTTGATCCAGCGCTGCAACCAGCGCAACAGCAGCGCCGGGCTGGTAGGGATTCCCGATCAGTGCCGCGGCCAGACCGCACGACGCTTCACCCTGAGTGACGACCCACGCCTGCTGGATCTAGCCGGGTGGCCGCAATACGTTGGCCGCCGCGGTGAGCGTGAACAACACAACCGGCAAGTCGCCCGCAGTCCGGATATTTACGAGACGACCAATCCCAAGGAATTTGTGGCGGTCAATATGGAGTACTTCCTCCTGGACCCAAGCTACGCCTGCCGACGCCCGGCGCTTTACCGCTATTACAAAGAACATTTCGGCTGGGCACCTGCCGCCAAAGACACCTGCGCCCAATCATTCGCCTTCCTCAACGCCGGCAATGATTTTGCCAAAACACCGTTGGGCCAAGTCGATCCGGAGCGGGTTTACGCAGTGGACTATCTCCTGGCCGAAGCCAACCAGAACTGGGTCAGCCGCTGGGGCCACAGCATGCTTCGGTTGGTCATCTGCGCGCCGGGGCGACCACGAGGCCCGGATTGTCGACTGGACCTGGATCAACACCTGGTGCTGTCCTACCGCGCCTTCGTCGGTGACGTACAGTTGTCGAGCTGGGATGGACTGGTGGGCAAATACCCCTCCCGACTGTTTGTGTTGCCGTTGGCACAGGTGATCGACGAATACACCAAAACCGAGCTGCGCAGCCTGGCCTCAGTGCCGCTGATACTGTCACGTAGAGAAATCACAGAAGTGGTGGAGCACGCCGCCGAAATGCACTGGAGCTACGACGGCAACTACTTCTTCCTCTCCAACAATTGCGCGGTGGAGAGCCTGAAGTTATTGCGCAGTGGCAGCAACAACCCGCAACTGACCGGCCTGGACAGCATCATGCCCAACGGGTTGCTGGAAGTGCTCAAGGGCCGCGGGCTTGCCGACACCAGCGTGCTGGACGACCCTCGCGAAGCATTACGCCTGGGTTATCGCTTCGACTCGTTTCGCGACCGCTATCAGGCGATGTTCGATGTGCTGAAAAAGCACTTACCGATCAAACAGGCAACGGTCGAAGACTGGCTGGCATTGAATGCCGAGGATCGCCGACAGTGGATCAATCAAGCTGACTTACGCACCAGCGCTGCCATGCTGTTGCTGGAGCAGGCCAGTTTCCGTCGCCAACTCCAGCTGGCCCAAGATGAAGTGAAACAGCGTTATCTGGGCGCTCGAGAGTTGAAGAACGGTGGCATGGACAAGGCCAATGCGACTTTGCAACAGATTCTGGCTAACAGCGGCTTCCTGAGCCGCCCGGCAGAATTGTTGGACAGCGGCGGTTATGGCTTGCCGCAGCCCAGCGAGTGGAAGCGTCTGGAGTCAGAAAGCAGCCAGCGCCAAAAACAGCTACAGGTGCTGACCGGGGACTTGGACAAGGAAGTGAGGTTGCTGTTGGAGCCGAGCCGAGCCGCAGAGATTGCCGCCAATGAAGCCAACCTGAAACAGGTTGGCGAACATTTGAGGGCCTTGCACAAGGCCTCTGGCGGTTTGGAGCTGCCCTGA
- a CDS encoding DUF2388 domain-containing protein — MRNPLIAATLGLLLLADVAQAHTLVATSNIIVRASQRTIDFTSDTTTSIRDSKIVREAHDDAATFVASDGDIRGAHLEAAFNTLRTRVPEARDASDQVLAEAILAL, encoded by the coding sequence ATGCGTAACCCGCTGATCGCTGCCACCCTTGGCCTGCTTTTGTTGGCCGACGTGGCCCAGGCGCACACCCTGGTAGCCACCAGTAACATCATCGTTCGTGCCTCACAGCGCACCATCGATTTTACTTCCGATACCACAACCTCTATCCGTGACTCCAAAATCGTCCGTGAAGCCCACGACGACGCCGCCACTTTCGTTGCCAGCGATGGCGACATTCGCGGAGCACACCTCGAGGCTGCCTTCAATACCCTGCGCACCCGCGTGCCGGAAGCTCGCGACGCGAGTGACCAGGTACTCGCCGAAGCCATACTCGCACTGTGA
- a CDS encoding DUF2388 domain-containing protein has translation MRFLSYLLMVPIFVGACWSGFANAFDVSTQGIVVSSYATSKVTSAPFDHKLLVAAQDDAAAFIASDGQLRGAQLESALVYLRRAQPKLHASDLELAQAILVQ, from the coding sequence ATGCGTTTTCTTTCATACCTGTTGATGGTTCCGATCTTCGTCGGGGCCTGCTGGTCAGGCTTTGCCAATGCATTCGATGTGTCGACACAAGGCATTGTGGTCAGCAGTTACGCCACCAGCAAGGTGACCTCCGCGCCCTTCGACCATAAACTGTTAGTCGCTGCGCAGGATGACGCGGCGGCTTTCATCGCCAGTGATGGCCAACTGCGAGGAGCGCAACTGGAATCAGCCCTGGTTTACCTGCGCCGAGCCCAGCCAAAACTTCATGCCAGCGACCTTGAACTGGCACAGGCAATTCTCGTCCAATAG
- a CDS encoding DUF2388 domain-containing protein yields MSRLRLLSAAALLAMSANANASSFIVTTDAVVGALKSSSDATSNLSSSLRDNKIVRAARDDAASFVATNGAIRGVKLESALDEIHRQAPQLNATDEQLAQAILSI; encoded by the coding sequence ATGTCTCGTCTTCGCCTGCTAAGCGCTGCGGCCCTGCTCGCCATGTCTGCCAATGCCAACGCCTCCAGCTTTATCGTAACAACCGATGCCGTTGTGGGGGCGCTCAAGTCCAGCTCCGATGCAACGTCCAATCTGTCCTCGTCGTTGCGTGACAACAAAATCGTACGTGCCGCCCGTGATGACGCCGCCAGCTTCGTCGCCACCAATGGCGCCATCCGCGGTGTGAAACTGGAAAGCGCGCTCGATGAGATCCATCGCCAGGCACCGCAGCTCAATGCCACCGACGAACAGTTGGCCCAGGCCATTCTGTCGATCTAA
- a CDS encoding DUF1127 domain-containing protein translates to MNNLPNVSVSPHETTTRFSRLRGLLKAFANSPERVRTRRLLGQLDEQQRSDLGISQADLFAELDKPFWR, encoded by the coding sequence ATGAATAACTTACCGAATGTTTCTGTTTCTCCCCATGAAACGACGACCCGTTTCAGCAGGCTACGGGGATTACTGAAGGCTTTCGCCAACAGCCCGGAAAGAGTCAGAACCCGGCGTTTATTGGGTCAACTCGATGAACAACAACGCTCTGATTTAGGTATCAGCCAGGCTGATCTATTCGCTGAACTGGACAAACCGTTCTGGCGCTAA
- a CDS encoding DUF1127 domain-containing protein, producing MERTLSSELFFQDTAAKTQASMPLRVLANLMLWQRRISSRHQLARLDSRLLADAGISEAQRYEELSKPFWR from the coding sequence ATGGAACGTACACTCAGTTCCGAGCTGTTTTTCCAAGATACCGCTGCAAAAACCCAAGCTTCCATGCCTCTTCGCGTTCTTGCCAACCTGATGTTGTGGCAGCGCCGCATCTCCAGCCGCCATCAACTGGCTCGTCTGGATTCGCGTTTGCTGGCAGACGCCGGGATTAGCGAAGCACAACGCTACGAAGAGCTGAGCAAGCCATTCTGGCGCTAA